TATACCGGATAGAATTTTataaaagcaaaaaagtgaaaggATAGACACAGTAAAGAAATCAACCTCAGTTAATTATTGGGATAGGGTCCTTGAGTTGAAAGTTTAGGGGAATAGTAGACCCTTGGCGCAACGCTCGTAAATGTCGAATCTCCCTGTAACACGCTCCAAGCTAGTAGCTTTAGGGcacagaaaagaaaagttaaTAGCAAGAAGCCAAATGAATCAATAGCAGCCGTTTTGATCCTTCGACGGTGTACCGCAGCCTGCCTATCTATGGTGTTTTTCAtccttcattcttttgaatttgccTAACTTCTTGAAATAAATCGTTTTGTTCGAAGGTCGCAACTGACACCGGGTAAATCTTATTTACTACAACAaaatatatgaataatTATCGCTATGTATCCCAACTTACATACTTGGGTCAGCCGGCTTCATCAGATGGCCTACTATTCAGTCATAAATAGATTCGTAAGTGTGCGATGCTGGATTCACGCTGAAGTAGATTCCTGATAACATAGTTTGGCGAAGATTCGGTAAAATCTTGATCAAATAGTTCATGTaagggtaaaaaaaatgcgaaATGATAGTCGCCAAGGGCTCAAATGAGGATTCGTCAAAATAACATTCATAGCTCGCGAAGTGatgaattctttcaaagccATGAAAGTTCCAATTAGTATCCTCCGGAGCGTACTGTAATAAATCCAAATCCCACTTCTTCTGAGACTCAAACCTGTGGGCTAGGGAACTTCCAGTATATGCAGCAAATACTATGGGTATAATATCCAAGTACCTAGCTTCTGGGATTGAAAAGTATTGATGATTCATGATGTACTTATCAAACAGTGGCAAATATTTGGAGCAGAACTCACACTTGCAGCCATTCCATAGAAGGTCGCATGCGTACATTTCATATGAGGTGATGGACTGCAATACCGTTGGGGCCACTATTGTCTCTAATGAAGTCAGCTTTGGAAGAACCTTTTCGTAGAGTTTCTTACGACGAAGTAAATTTCCATCGACAGTATCAGTTCCATTACCATTTAAAGGTGGATCATGTCGTATGCTTAGTAGACGTAAGTTTTCACTCACGTTAGGCAAATTCATAATAAACTTATTAATGACCAAGTCCCAATTCTCGTCCATGTAGTGGTATCCTTGCTTAGTGAATGTTTTCTCGATGAATCCTAAGCTTGTTAAGGAGATCAACTCACCAGCTAggtcttgaagaaattcatcatcacaTTCACAGTCATTTACTTCACATGAAAATTCTAGTTCAAGGGCTTTGAGGTTGGACAGATTCACCGCATCCTTCAGAGCATGAGAAGACAACTTCATGGAAACTGTACTCGCATCACCTTGTTTGTGAACGTGATTAAACTTCAAGCGACGTAGGTTCCTCAAACGAATGTCTAGCAAATTGAAGTACTCAAATACTCTCAGGCTTGAATACGCTTCATCCTTGATTTCTAGTTCTCCTCCATCTAAATGCTTCAATAGTAGCCCTCCCACTTCGGGGGTTATCATGTTTTGCAAATCCAGCGATGCGGATAAGTTCCATTCTAAACTTTTAACATTTTCCCATGACCTGACGTTATTAAATCCACTTTCACCATATACTATCCGGTTCTTTAAGCTTGTTAATTCAAAATACTTTTCTGAACACATCTCAAACAATTCAGAATCCTTTATGACAAGAATTTCCAATAGGTCCAATTCAGTAATTTCATCCACCAATCTTTGTAATAATTGCAGTCCCTCCTTTCTATTGTGAAATAAGTCATCATCTATCGTCAATTGTTTTATAGATTTCAAATGGGATGCCTCCAATAACTTCTCAACCCTATCATATAAAAAGATGTCATTCTTGTCGCCAGTCTTCAAAACTGACCTATAACCACTCACATAGGTCTTTCCTCCTTCCAAGAACCATTTACTTGTCCTTAAAACAGGGTTTTTAGTGATGTGAATATTGTGGTAGATATGCGGGATGGCGACTATATCGTGGACTTTTTTGGAAACTATGCTCAAATTCAACAAGTCATTTTGATTGAGGTATTTGGAAGCATGTGATAATATTACAAATAGATCTAGATCTTGGAACGCCATTTGTCAGTTGTGCTTTTTTATATCATGTGAAGACAACTACTCTCCCCATAGCAACCTTGGCTGGCTTGAGAATGAATGAAAGGGGCTTAATATGATTTTGCCTTCAAGCTGCGGTTTCAAGTTTAATTTCCTATCCatgaatgaaattttcaagaaaaagaggtGGAAACAATCCGAAAGTAAAAACTATCGCCGTGAGGAATCAAAGTGAGTTGTATCACTGTATGAAAAACGGAAGTAATCGCGCCTTTATGAATTCGCCGTGAGCTATATGTCAAGATCTATCTATAAAACGTTCAAAGCTTGGCTCAGAcgtataaaaaaatacacatCCGCGGATCTTACTTATTCACTAATGGGGATAATCGATGATCAAGGGATGAACGCGATGTCTGGTCagttcttcaataaagcCGTCATACTCAGAAGGAAAATAGCATTGAATTAATGCTTTCAAGACTGTTATCCTTGAAAACACCTCAGTATTTGAACACCAGCCAAGGGGACAGTCTTTGAAGTTCTCGCTGCTAAAATACTGTAATAGGGCATCCTTTAAGTGAGATATCTCGTCCTTATAGCGCGTGGGAATATTCTCGGTACTTCTTTCTATCATATCTAGCAGATGCATTGCCTTTTGAAGTTCATCAATGAACTGGttatccttttctttagtaaaaagaatatttgcCGTTGATTTTCTGGCAACAAATATATCGCATTCATTGAGGTATTGAAACAGTTGTGAGCACAATTCTTCTATTATATCAGGGCCTGCAAAAATGTCTACGatcttttttgtaaagGTAAGAGCGGTTACACCGGTGTTTTTGTTACATTCCCAGCTTACAGCTTGTAGAAagtttttgttcaaatAGAATGAagccttttttcttatttccGAATCATCGTCCCATAGAAAGTTATACAATTGCAACAACACTTTGATGTTTCTATAACTTTCCGGATAAGCAATCAAACACTCCAAAGATGCTAGTCTGAAATCTTTGGAGGAAGAATCGGAAAACGAATCTTGCATCAAACTCCATATTTGCTGAAATGTCTCTGAAGACAAATGGGCGCTCAGCGATCGAACAGCAGAAAGTTTTGTCCCCTCATCATTATCCTCCTTAATGAGATCGGTACAATTGGCTAATGATAAGGCACCTTGCTTTCTGGAAAGAATTTTTACAACTAAAGCTTTAGTCATAGGCAATAGGTCTCCAACTGTTAATAATGATTGTAGTTGCTCGAAAAACTCTGAGCTTCTCGTAGTATCCCAGTCAAAGTTATTGTCCATATGCTGTAGTGTTCCGATTTGAACTTCATAAAATGGTGAGCACAATCccaataaataaatatcaTGGAAGTGTATACTATTCTCATATTTTAAGAGGATGtgtaaaattttggaaaggTACAGCTGTTTACTACCGCTGACCACGAACTCATTATTTTCGACGATAAATATATTTCCTAAAGTTCTGATATAGTCTTGCAAGGTTGGTTTAGGTACAATACACTTCTTTTCTAGTATAGTACACGTTAATTCTAAGAAGGCCGTCTTGGTAATGATGCATTCGTTCTCTAGTAAaaactctttctttcttccaaatATGCTTTGAACTAATTCGATATCAGTGTTATCTGTGAGGTATCGTGGCGCCATTTGTTGAAGCGCTAGCAAGTGTCCATGTAACTGATTCTGCTTGTGAATAGAAGCCAAATCAAGTAATTCTCTTGTCTCTTCTTTCAGATCTTCGGATAGTGAATTCAATACTCTAGATGCCATGTCTCTGATCTTCCAATTGTCGTTGGCTAAAAATTTGTAAATCAAACTACCAAATTCGTTTAGACCAGTATAACCGGGTGTGGGCCGCAATCTAAGTAGCACATTAAGGACCAAGAAAATACTTTCAACTTCatacatttttatttcccCATTAGAATTTTGAGCAACAGAAATGCTCAAAATATCTAAAAGCAGATTTCTCAAGCCGGCATATTTAGTGAAAAATAACTTTGCACTGACGCTTCTACCcacttttccaaaaattctgTTTTGTAAGGAAGTGAACAACATGATTGAGCAATTCCTCAAAGCCCATATATCGCagtcaaaataaaataaggCTATTTTTAATGCGTCAGAAACAAGTGGTGTGCAATGTTCAGACAGCTTGGGCTCAACAAAAATTGCGTTTATACAATTGA
The window above is part of the Saccharomyces kudriavzevii IFO 1802 strain IFO1802 genome assembly, chromosome: 13 genome. Proteins encoded here:
- the ROY1 gene encoding Roy1p (similar to Saccharomyces cerevisiae ROY1 (YMR258C); ancestral locus Anc_8.810); this encodes MAFQDLDLFVILSHASKYLNQNDLLNLSIVSKKVHDIVAIPHIYHNIHITKNPVLRTSKWFLEGGKTYVSGYRSVLKTGDKNDIFLYDRVEKLLEASHLKSIKQLTIDDDLFHNRKEGLQLLQRLVDEITELDLLEILVIKDSELFEMCSEKYFELTSLKNRIVYGESGFNNVRSWENVKSLEWNLSASLDLQNMITPEVGGLLLKHLDGGELEIKDEAYSSLRVFEYFNLLDIRLRNLRRLKFNHVHKQGDASTVSMKLSSHALKDAVNLSNLKALELEFSCEVNDCECDDEFLQDLAGELISLTSLGFIEKTFTKQGYHYMDENWDLVINKFIMNLPNVSENLRLLSIRHDPPLNGNGTDTVDGNLLRRKKLYEKVLPKLTSLETIVAPTVLQSITSYEMYACDLLWNGCKCEFCSKYLPLFDKYIMNHQYFSIPEARYLDIIPIVFAAYTGSSLAHRFESQKKWDLDLLQYAPEDTNWNFHGFERIHHFASYECYFDESSFEPLATIISHFFYPYMNYLIKILPNLRQTMLSGIYFSVNPASHTYESIYD